From the Nitrobacter hamburgensis X14 genome, one window contains:
- a CDS encoding PRC-barrel domain-containing protein, whose translation MAVKRKTSHLSPSRKLSGKAVYGAKGKKIGSIKHVLVDEKKGKIAHAVLGIGGFFGGGAHYMVPWNVLRYDADLGAYSSDISESRLKGRPKHGMETIFDLNARYATLHPRNNEFVVHPG comes from the coding sequence ATGGCTGTGAAAAGAAAAACTTCGCACCTGAGCCCTAGTAGGAAACTGTCTGGAAAGGCTGTCTATGGAGCCAAGGGGAAGAAGATTGGTTCAATCAAGCACGTGTTGGTTGACGAGAAGAAGGGAAAGATTGCCCACGCCGTACTGGGTATCGGCGGATTCTTTGGCGGCGGCGCTCACTACATGGTGCCTTGGAACGTGCTGAGATACGATGCCGATCTTGGCGCGTACAGCTCCGACATCAGTGAGAGCCGGTTGAAAGGCCGTCCGAAGCACGGCATGGAGACCATCTTTGACTTGAACGCTCGATATGCCACGCTCCACCCCCGCAATAACGAGTTCGTGGTACATCCAGGCTAA
- a CDS encoding tyrosine-type recombinase/integrase, with translation MPRKSKGARLHLKAARRDETGSITHRATWIIRDNGRDFFTGCAEEETAKAERALAEYIASKYAPKRKVQDIEKLPIGDVLSIYLDAELAALRERFKVTEADEDTIAQIRKFKTRIGRLNDWWGAKMLSAVDGEECRSYAKHRGNKGGARRDLEDLRAAINHHAGEGYHRGVVKVTLPAKGKARDRWLTRSEAAKMIWTCWRYREIQTVHRGPLRHVTRFILIGVYTGTRAASIAAASPIPAIGRSYVDLERGRFYRLPRGAIATNKRQPTVPLPERLLAHMRRWHRIDPDSKHFVEFNGKPVTSVKTGFKRAATLAKLSVEDGNVSPHTLRHTAATWLMQRGADPWQASGYLGMSFKMLMDTYGHHHPDYLEDAVKKIAARDPKDEQKKDVSGAVTGAVVPFRK, from the coding sequence ATGCCGCGCAAGTCCAAAGGTGCCCGACTCCATCTTAAAGCTGCCCGGCGAGATGAAACCGGGAGTATCACCCACCGGGCAACCTGGATCATCCGCGACAATGGACGGGACTTCTTCACAGGATGCGCTGAGGAGGAAACTGCAAAGGCTGAGCGGGCTCTCGCAGAATACATAGCCAGCAAGTACGCGCCGAAGCGCAAGGTCCAGGATATCGAGAAATTACCGATCGGAGACGTTCTATCGATTTACCTCGATGCCGAGTTGGCAGCGCTCCGTGAACGCTTCAAGGTCACTGAGGCTGACGAGGATACGATTGCGCAGATCCGCAAGTTCAAGACCCGCATCGGCAGGTTGAACGACTGGTGGGGAGCCAAGATGCTCTCGGCAGTCGATGGCGAGGAATGCCGGTCCTATGCCAAGCACCGTGGGAACAAGGGCGGTGCCCGCCGCGACCTTGAAGACCTGCGCGCTGCGATCAACCATCACGCTGGCGAAGGCTATCACCGCGGCGTCGTCAAGGTGACGCTGCCGGCAAAGGGCAAGGCCCGGGATCGTTGGCTGACGCGCTCCGAGGCGGCCAAGATGATCTGGACCTGCTGGCGTTACCGCGAAATTCAGACGGTCCACCGTGGCCCGCTGAGGCACGTAACTCGCTTCATCCTGATAGGCGTCTACACCGGTACGCGCGCAGCATCGATCGCGGCGGCCTCACCGATCCCGGCAATCGGGCGGTCCTATGTCGACCTTGAGCGCGGTCGTTTCTATCGTCTGCCACGCGGCGCCATAGCGACCAACAAACGTCAGCCGACCGTACCCCTCCCCGAGCGCTTACTGGCCCATATGCGGCGCTGGCACCGCATCGATCCGGACTCGAAGCACTTCGTTGAGTTCAACGGAAAGCCGGTGACGTCGGTCAAGACCGGCTTCAAGCGCGCCGCGACTCTCGCGAAGCTGTCGGTGGAGGACGGTAACGTGTCGCCCCACACACTACGACACACCGCCGCGACCTGGCTGATGCAGCGCGGAGCCGATCCGTGGCAAGCGTCTGGCTACCTCGGCATGTCGTTCAAGATGCTGATGGACACTTACGGCCACCATCACCCCGATTACCTCGAGGACGCGGTGAAGAAGATCGCCGCGCGCGATCCAAAGGATGAACAGAAGAAGGACGTTTCTGGTGCGGTAACTGGTGCGGTTGTGCCGTTCAGGAAATAG
- a CDS encoding 2OG-Fe(II) oxygenase, with product MRHDYLNAKPWPHVVIDNGFSEELLDAIAAEIAKIDPAHLISSLDDRQIKQEASDGLGPATQYFLELVDSARFREFISTVTGVDNLLSDPTHKFAGAHRTPSGGFTKIHRDFEVHPATGLFHRVNLLVYLNRDWPDSYGGSLELWPSDMSAIGRRIFPRFNTIVLWETHGATLHGLPDPVTCPPDRMRLSVASYYYTKERRPAVAGERRTRYWAARPEDDRSIERVDWLDHVRAVTPEALKYLIRAARDQLVRKRPY from the coding sequence TTGCGACACGACTATCTCAACGCCAAGCCTTGGCCCCACGTCGTTATCGACAACGGCTTTTCCGAAGAGCTTTTGGATGCGATTGCGGCTGAAATCGCCAAGATCGATCCAGCGCACCTCATCTCGAGCCTCGATGATCGTCAAATCAAGCAGGAAGCCTCAGACGGCTTAGGACCAGCCACCCAATACTTTTTGGAACTCGTCGATAGTGCCCGCTTCCGCGAGTTCATCTCGACCGTGACAGGAGTTGACAACCTGCTGTCGGATCCAACGCACAAATTTGCGGGCGCCCACAGGACGCCATCCGGCGGCTTCACTAAAATCCACCGCGACTTTGAGGTGCACCCGGCCACAGGTCTGTTTCATCGGGTGAACCTATTAGTCTACCTGAATCGTGACTGGCCTGACTCGTATGGCGGCAGCCTCGAACTATGGCCATCGGACATGTCTGCCATCGGCCGTCGCATCTTTCCGCGATTTAACACCATTGTCCTATGGGAAACCCACGGCGCGACACTGCATGGCCTGCCCGATCCTGTGACTTGCCCTCCAGATCGAATGCGTCTGTCGGTCGCCTCGTATTACTATACCAAGGAACGCCGGCCCGCAGTAGCGGGTGAACGCCGAACCCGCTATTGGGCCGCCCGTCCCGAGGACGATCGCTCGATAGAGCGTGTGGATTGGTTGGATCATGTGCGAGCGGTGACGCCCGAGGCGCTGAAGTACTTGATTCGAGCCGCGCGCGATCAATTGGTGCGAAAACGGCCATATTGA
- a CDS encoding M15 family metallopeptidase, which translates to MTKWPKDNQADLLAFYGTPGPDVERQLVDVIPPFQMYYDGKPVARIRFHRKAAGALTAALNEIWEHYGRDQKKIDALGISKYAGAYNPRKVRGSATKWSNHAYAAAIDLNAAENGFGAGHGTMPQPVIDAFKRQGARWGGDYRGRTDPMHFEFCDASGYPGPVALMDVPQVDGDSDQGGGNTDFSAQSKPSFGKRVRNWLVGLTSSGGGLGFLGYLTSWEVVAILCGFSLLMTVLIVWFFGPDRVRAWVARQVN; encoded by the coding sequence ATGACCAAGTGGCCGAAAGACAATCAAGCCGATCTGCTGGCGTTTTACGGGACACCAGGTCCCGATGTGGAGAGGCAGCTTGTCGACGTCATTCCGCCGTTCCAGATGTATTACGACGGCAAGCCGGTCGCTCGCATTCGGTTTCACCGCAAGGCGGCAGGTGCGCTCACGGCGGCGCTGAACGAAATCTGGGAGCACTACGGCCGCGATCAAAAGAAGATCGATGCCCTCGGCATCTCGAAATATGCCGGGGCCTATAACCCACGCAAGGTGAGGGGCAGCGCCACCAAGTGGTCCAACCATGCCTATGCCGCGGCGATCGATTTGAACGCCGCGGAAAACGGTTTCGGAGCGGGCCACGGCACCATGCCGCAGCCCGTCATCGATGCCTTCAAGCGACAGGGCGCGCGCTGGGGTGGCGACTATCGCGGCCGCACCGACCCCATGCATTTCGAGTTCTGCGATGCCTCGGGCTATCCAGGCCCGGTCGCATTGATGGACGTGCCACAGGTCGATGGCGACAGCGATCAGGGTGGCGGCAACACCGACTTCAGCGCCCAGAGCAAGCCATCATTCGGCAAGCGGGTTCGCAACTGGCTGGTCGGCCTCACCTCAAGCGGCGGCGGTCTCGGCTTCCTCGGCTATCTGACGAGCTGGGAGGTGGTCGCCATTCTGTGCGGCTTCTCACTGCTCATGACCGTGCTGATCGTCTGGTTTTTCGGACCGGACAGGGTGCGGGCTTGGGTCGCACGGCAGGTGAACTGA
- a CDS encoding phage late control D family protein, whose protein sequence is MKTPRAEISVNGRPVASIFNERLISVTIVDKEGVTSDTISCELNDGNPFAEIPRKGDIITAKLGYLETGVLDFGRYVADDPEVQCLPYKLSVNGKGTDMREKLKQHGARHWDKKTVKDIVSDIAKDQGLTAKVDGKVGGYTYEWFGQEDESDIHVVERLARRHDALFSIKNGNLIFAAKGSGQSASGAALTPVIATPDNIVAETCKTTFAHRNSFAKVKAHAQNRKTAARDEVEEDSDSNGEADFTLPEPYADKDEAQRAAGAKAKDLKAETIRTSVTLFGDPAIRAGAPLVYAGVRPEIDGIEFIIETATHTLSKSGYTTQVEAKLGGKGEAGAKGGTGKGEAGGDGGGADIDWQKELGS, encoded by the coding sequence ATGAAAACCCCCCGCGCTGAAATCTCGGTCAATGGCCGGCCGGTCGCCTCGATCTTCAACGAGCGGCTGATCTCGGTGACGATCGTCGACAAGGAAGGCGTCACCAGCGACACCATTTCCTGCGAACTGAACGATGGCAACCCCTTCGCCGAGATCCCGCGCAAGGGCGACATCATCACCGCGAAGCTGGGCTATCTCGAAACGGGAGTGCTCGATTTCGGCCGCTACGTCGCCGACGATCCCGAGGTGCAATGCCTGCCTTACAAGCTATCGGTCAACGGCAAGGGCACCGACATGCGCGAGAAGCTGAAGCAGCACGGCGCGCGCCATTGGGACAAGAAGACGGTCAAGGATATCGTCTCGGACATCGCCAAGGATCAGGGGCTCACCGCCAAGGTGGATGGCAAGGTCGGCGGCTACACCTATGAGTGGTTCGGGCAGGAAGATGAAAGCGACATCCACGTCGTCGAGCGCCTGGCACGACGTCACGATGCTCTGTTTTCCATCAAAAATGGCAACCTGATCTTCGCCGCGAAGGGCAGCGGACAATCGGCCAGCGGGGCTGCGCTGACGCCGGTGATCGCGACGCCCGACAATATTGTCGCGGAAACCTGCAAGACGACGTTCGCGCACCGCAACAGCTTCGCCAAGGTCAAAGCACACGCGCAGAATCGCAAGACGGCCGCGCGCGATGAGGTCGAGGAAGACAGCGACAGTAATGGCGAGGCCGATTTCACGCTGCCGGAGCCCTATGCCGACAAGGATGAGGCCCAGCGCGCGGCCGGCGCCAAGGCCAAGGACCTGAAAGCCGAGACGATCAGGACCTCGGTGACGCTGTTCGGCGATCCGGCGATCCGCGCCGGCGCACCGCTGGTCTATGCCGGTGTGCGGCCTGAGATCGACGGCATCGAGTTCATCATCGAGACCGCAACGCATACGCTGTCCAAGAGCGGCTACACGACGCAGGTCGAAGCCAAGCTCGGCGGCAAGGGCGAGGCTGGCGCGAAGGGTGGCACCGGAAAGGGTGAAGCCGGCGGCGATGGCGGCGGCGCAGATATCGACTGGCAGAAAGAATTGGGCAGTTAG
- a CDS encoding tail protein X → MATVYTTMQGEMVDMICRRVYGDESGYVELVLDLNPGLAAAAIPLPIGTTIMLPDLPRAAPERKIVSLWD, encoded by the coding sequence ATGGCGACGGTCTACACCACAATGCAGGGCGAGATGGTCGACATGATCTGCCGACGTGTCTACGGCGACGAAAGCGGCTATGTCGAACTGGTGCTCGATCTCAACCCCGGCCTCGCGGCAGCGGCGATTCCGCTACCGATCGGCACAACGATCATGCTGCCGGATCTGCCGCGTGCGGCTCCGGAGCGGAAGATCGTCAGCCTTTGGGATTAG
- a CDS encoding phage tail protein → MPTPMALGPFGFESLRFGYDGVSRDLSTSWADIQTVGGLDRLQWLGGESDRVKIEGVVFPEEFGGLESLEGVRSAARDGAVLPLVTLGGNVFGMYVIEVVSESQRFHDAAGRPRKDVYIIGLKRYVGNDFSPISIIQSLFG, encoded by the coding sequence ATGCCGACGCCGATGGCTCTTGGACCGTTCGGGTTTGAATCGTTGCGCTTCGGCTACGATGGCGTTTCGCGCGACCTGTCCACGTCGTGGGCGGATATCCAGACGGTTGGCGGTCTGGATCGCCTGCAATGGCTGGGCGGCGAATCCGACCGGGTGAAGATCGAGGGCGTCGTTTTCCCGGAAGAGTTCGGCGGGCTCGAAAGCCTCGAGGGTGTTCGCTCGGCCGCACGCGACGGCGCTGTCCTGCCGCTGGTGACCCTCGGCGGTAATGTCTTCGGCATGTACGTGATCGAGGTCGTCTCGGAATCGCAGCGTTTTCACGATGCGGCAGGCCGGCCGCGCAAAGATGTCTACATAATTGGGCTAAAGCGGTACGTCGGCAACGACTTCTCGCCGATCTCGATCATTCAATCGTTGTTCGGGTGA